From the Deltaproteobacteria bacterium CG2_30_66_27 genome, one window contains:
- a CDS encoding cysteine--tRNA ligase, translating into MGLSLSDSASRGKIPFEPADPKRVRIYTCGPTVYRYAHIGNLRTYLLTDLLVRTLRFLGYGTFAVRNITDMGHMHQEQLEEGEDKVIAAARAAGKSAGEIARFFTEAFFRDCGRMAFLPADVSPRASEHVPEMIALVRALEERGAVYGEGGYLYFDVTKAPGYGVFSGAGLGEGEAAERTDEAIHRHKKRPEDFTLWMPAEPGREFQWESRWGRGWPGWHIECAAMALNYLGPSFDVHVGGIDLRFPHHENSRAVAETATGKRLAAIWLHAAHLLVEGRKMSKSAGNEYTLDDLENGPPGGGRGFSAGDFRYYCLTLHYSSPMNFTWEGQEAAARARSRLRAAFRRAALQATSGEDAAVALRAEFRGAISDDLNTPRTLAVLHKAVRSGIGGDVARALALEWNTVLAVGLPSEADGDREAVCIREGEAEGIPVEVVSMARERETRRRACDFPGADALREKIRAAGYDVVDAAEGTTILRKMRETRRR; encoded by the coding sequence ATGGGTCTCTCCCTTTCCGACAGCGCATCCCGGGGGAAAATCCCCTTCGAACCCGCCGACCCGAAGCGGGTCCGCATCTACACCTGCGGTCCCACCGTCTATCGTTACGCCCACATCGGGAACCTTCGCACCTACCTGCTGACCGACCTCCTCGTCCGCACCCTGCGCTTCCTCGGGTACGGCACCTTCGCCGTCCGGAACATCACGGACATGGGGCACATGCACCAGGAGCAACTGGAGGAGGGCGAGGACAAAGTGATCGCCGCCGCCCGCGCCGCCGGGAAGTCGGCGGGGGAAATCGCGCGATTCTTCACGGAGGCGTTCTTCCGCGACTGTGGCCGCATGGCGTTCCTGCCGGCGGACGTTTCCCCGAGGGCCTCGGAGCACGTCCCGGAGATGATCGCGCTCGTGCGTGCGCTCGAGGAACGTGGGGCCGTCTACGGGGAGGGCGGGTACCTCTACTTCGACGTGACGAAGGCCCCCGGGTACGGGGTCTTTTCCGGGGCCGGTCTCGGGGAGGGAGAGGCCGCGGAACGGACGGACGAAGCGATCCACCGGCACAAGAAGCGTCCGGAGGATTTCACCCTCTGGATGCCCGCCGAGCCCGGCAGGGAGTTCCAATGGGAGAGCCGCTGGGGCCGGGGGTGGCCGGGGTGGCACATCGAGTGTGCGGCGATGGCGCTCAACTATCTGGGCCCCTCTTTCGACGTTCATGTCGGGGGGATCGACCTCCGGTTTCCGCACCACGAGAACTCCCGGGCGGTCGCGGAGACCGCCACCGGGAAGCGGCTCGCCGCGATCTGGCTGCATGCCGCGCACCTGCTGGTCGAAGGGAGGAAGATGTCGAAGTCGGCGGGGAACGAGTATACCCTCGACGACCTCGAGAACGGTCCGCCGGGCGGGGGAAGAGGATTTTCCGCAGGGGATTTCCGGTACTACTGCCTCACGCTCCACTACTCCTCGCCGATGAACTTCACCTGGGAGGGGCAGGAGGCGGCCGCCCGTGCGCGCTCGCGCCTGCGGGCGGCGTTCCGCCGGGCGGCGCTGCAAGCGACGTCCGGAGAGGACGCCGCCGTGGCGTTGAGGGCGGAGTTCCGCGGCGCGATCTCGGACGACCTGAACACGCCGCGGACCCTCGCGGTGCTCCACAAGGCGGTCCGTTCGGGGATCGGGGGCGACGTGGCGCGAGCGCTTGCCTTGGAGTGGAACACGGTCCTGGCGGTGGGCCTGCCCTCCGAAGCGGATGGCGATCGCGAAGCGGTCTGCATCCGCGAAGGAGAGGCGGAGGGGATCCCGGTCGAGGTCGTGTCGATGGCGCGGGAACGGGAGACCCGAAGGCGGGCGTGCGATTTCCCCGGGGCGGATGCGTTGAGGGAAAAGATCCGCGCCGCGGGGTACGATGTGGTGGACGCGGCGGAGGGAACCACGATTCTCAGGAAAATGCGGGAGACCCGGAGGAGGTGA
- a CDS encoding Fe-S cluster assembly scaffold protein NifU, translating into MAAGPYSAKVMDHFMNPRNVGEIESADGVGEVGNPACGDMMRLYLKIEEGKVVDAKFRTFGCGAAIASSSMLTEMIKGKTVDEARAITNQHVADALDGLPAVKIHCSVMAEKAVKSALDDYAKKHAG; encoded by the coding sequence ATGGCGGCGGGCCCCTATAGTGCAAAGGTGATGGACCATTTCATGAATCCACGGAACGTCGGGGAGATCGAGAGCGCCGACGGCGTCGGCGAGGTCGGCAACCCGGCGTGCGGCGACATGATGCGCCTCTACCTCAAGATCGAGGAGGGGAAGGTCGTCGACGCGAAATTCCGGACCTTCGGGTGCGGGGCGGCGATCGCCTCCAGCTCGATGCTGACGGAGATGATCAAGGGGAAGACCGTGGACGAGGCCCGCGCGATCACGAACCAGCACGTCGCGGACGCCCTCGACGGGCTCCCGGCGGTCAAGATCCACTGCTCGGTGATGGCGGAGAAGGCCGTGAAATCCGCGCTCGACGATTACGCGAAGAAGCACGCCGGCTGA
- a CDS encoding cysteine desulfurase → MTKAFFDHISTTPLDPRVFEAMRPYFLEWYGNPSSHIHEQGQAALRAVDQARAEVAALIGAKAGEIVFTSGATESNNLAVLGAAEGAGAGKRHVVVSEVEHFSVMNALIPLRNAGYEVTVLPVDRNGMVDPDAVRKALRADTALLSVMHANSEIGTIEPVGPIGRIAREAGVPFHVDATSSAGHIPVNVREIPADLVTLSAHNFYGPKGAGALYLREGTKVAPRTFGGFQEMGYRAGTENVPAIVGMGAAAILAGREMGGWAEHLSRLGKTLWDGLAAIPMLHYTGHPSERLPGHVSFWVEHVEGESLLLFLDMKGVMAASGSACSSNLRGHDEEDLVASPVLRAIGVPSDICTGSITFSLGKGNTADEVGLALGALPGIVERLRAMSPTYLDYQKQQAKGG, encoded by the coding sequence ATGACGAAGGCCTTTTTCGACCACATATCGACCACCCCCCTTGACCCCCGGGTCTTCGAGGCGATGCGTCCGTACTTTCTTGAATGGTACGGCAACCCGTCCTCGCACATCCACGAGCAGGGGCAGGCGGCGCTCCGGGCGGTCGACCAGGCGAGGGCCGAGGTCGCCGCGCTGATCGGGGCGAAGGCGGGAGAGATCGTCTTCACCTCCGGGGCCACCGAGTCGAACAACCTCGCCGTCCTCGGCGCGGCGGAGGGCGCGGGCGCCGGGAAGCGGCACGTCGTCGTGTCGGAAGTCGAGCACTTCTCCGTGATGAACGCCTTGATCCCCCTGCGCAACGCGGGGTACGAGGTGACCGTCCTTCCCGTGGACCGGAACGGCATGGTCGACCCCGACGCCGTCCGGAAGGCCCTCCGGGCCGACACGGCGCTCCTCTCGGTGATGCACGCCAACTCCGAGATCGGCACGATCGAGCCGGTCGGACCGATCGGGCGGATCGCAAGGGAGGCGGGCGTTCCGTTCCACGTCGACGCCACCTCGTCGGCGGGGCACATCCCCGTGAACGTCCGGGAGATCCCGGCGGATCTCGTCACCCTCTCGGCGCACAATTTCTACGGCCCGAAAGGGGCCGGGGCGCTGTACCTCCGCGAGGGGACGAAGGTGGCGCCGCGGACGTTCGGCGGGTTCCAGGAGATGGGGTACCGGGCCGGCACGGAAAATGTTCCCGCCATCGTGGGGATGGGAGCGGCGGCGATCCTTGCGGGGCGGGAGATGGGGGGGTGGGCGGAACATCTCTCCCGCCTGGGCAAGACGCTGTGGGACGGCCTCGCGGCGATCCCCATGCTCCACTACACCGGGCACCCTTCGGAACGCCTCCCCGGGCACGTCTCGTTCTGGGTGGAGCACGTCGAGGGGGAGTCGCTCCTCCTGTTCCTCGACATGAAGGGGGTCATGGCCGCGTCCGGCTCGGCGTGCAGCTCCAACCTGAGGGGACACGACGAGGAGGATCTCGTGGCTTCTCCCGTGCTCCGGGCGATCGGCGTGCCGAGCGACATCTGCACGGGATCGATCACCTTCAGCCTCGGGAAGGGGAACACCGCGGATGAGGTCGGGTTGGCCCTCGGCGCGCTTCCCGGCATCGTGGAGCGGCTTCGGGCGATGTCCCCGACGTATCTCGATTACCAGAAACAGCAAGCCAAAGGAGGTTGA
- a CDS encoding ferredoxin, with product MAYKITEECIACGACAPECPAQCIAEGDPIYTIDASKCTDCASCAGVCPTAACVPA from the coding sequence ATGGCGTACAAAATCACGGAGGAGTGCATCGCCTGCGGCGCATGCGCGCCGGAGTGCCCCGCCCAGTGCATCGCGGAGGGGGATCCGATCTACACGATCGATGCGAGCAAGTGCACGGATTGCGCATCGTGCGCAGGGGTGTGCCCTACCGCGGCGTGCGTCCCGGCGTAA